In Blattabacterium sp. DPU, the genomic window TTGTATATCATACAAATATTAATACCTTCATTAATTATAGGAAATAGTATTGGAATTACTTTATTAGTATTACTAAAAAAATTTCATTTAATATTTTTGAATAAAATACAATATTTTATTGATTTTGTTCCTATTTATATTAATATACAACATATTATCATTATCAATTTATCTCTTATTTTTATTTGTTTTATAACAATACTTTTTCCTGCATTATTTTTTATTAAAAAAATTTCTCCTATAAAAGTTATAGAATTTGAATAATCCAAAAAATTTAATTTCGTATTTTTGTAAAAAAATTCAATAAGTTTTTGACACTTGTAAAATCTTCATCTGGAATAAGAGGAACATTGGGAGGAAAGGTAGGAAAAGGATTTTCTCCCATAGATATCATTCAATTTTCCGCAGGATATGTTTCCTGGATGAAAAAAAAACATAATAATAAGAAAAAATTTGTTATAATATTAGGTAGAGATGGAAGAATTTCTTCTGTTTTGTTTCAACAATTTTTAATAATT contains:
- a CDS encoding FtsX-like permease family protein, yielding MLLLERIKTIGILKTLGAKNQVILKIFLLYIIQILIPSLIIGNSIGITLLVLLKKFHLIFLNKIQYFIDFVPIYINIQHIIIINLSLIFICFITILFPALFFIKKISPIKVIEFE